TGACGCGTTCCAGCTCACGGTGGCCGAAGTAGTACGGCGTCTCCTGGTCGTCGTAGACGATCGCCCGCTCGTCCTTCGTGGGGTCCTTCGTCGCGTCGAGGGTGATCCGCCGGTTCAGCAACTCGGGCTTGCGGCGCGCCTGAAGCTGTCCGTACGCGCTCAGCACTTCGGCGATCTCCGCGGCGGCCGCCTCCCCGAAGTGCTGCCGCGCGAACCCCCGCTCCCACTCCTCCAGGTTCTCCAGCCCCCAACGCCGGGGATTCCAGGCGTAGTCGAGGAAGAAGCCGGTCGGCAGCTCGTTGCCCTTCAGGTCGCCGACGTTCACCACCCACAGGCCGTGGTTGCCGTAGGCGTCCGCCTCGTGCAGCTGTTCCCAGAGGTTCGCCAGGTTGGCCGTGTCGACCCACTTGTAGTTGCGCCCGACCCCGACGTAGTCGAAGTGGTAGTACAGCCCGTAACCCCCGGGTCGTACGGGCTCCCCGGGGTCCGGATGCTTGCGGATGTTCCCCCAGTTGTCGTCCGTGAGGACGACGGTCACGTCCTCCGGCGCCCTCAGGCCCCGGTCCCAGTAGCGCTGGACCTCCTTGTAGAGGGTCCACACCTGCGGGGTCTCCGACGCCGGACGCCCCGTCACCTCCTCGATGATCCCGCGCTGCGCCGCGATGATCTCCTGCATCAGCTCGATGCCGTCGCCGTCCGGAAGGCTCGTGTCGCCGTTCCCGCGCATCCCCAGCGTGACGACGCCCTCGAAGTCCTCGTCGACCATGCGGCGGATGCCGTCCCGCCAGTACGCGCGGATGGCCTCGGCGTTGCGCCGGTACGACCACTCCCCGGTGCCCCCGTAGGGGTCCCGGCCGGGCGTGACCACGTTCCCGGACGCGTCCCTGACCGCCGGCACCGCATGCCGGTTCCACTCCTCGATCCCCCGCATCATGGGCGCCTCATGAGACGTGCCCATGACAACCCCGTAGGCCTTCGCCCGCGCATGGTTCTCCGGATCGTCCTCGGCGAAGGCCCGCCCCCACACCGCCGGCCAGACGTAGTTCCCCTTCAGCCGCAGCAGCACCTCAAAGACCTTGGCCCAGAAGTCCGCGTTGAAGCCCCCGGGGTACCCCGGCGCCTTCCCCGGCCCGAAGTACGCCGGCGCCCACGTCCCGAGCGCCGGGTTCTCGTCGTTGATGAAGACGCCCCGGTACTTCACGGCCGGCGTCCCCTGGCTGAAGCGGCCCGGCCGCACGTACACCGCCTCCCGGCGGACCGGCGGTACGTCGTCCCACCAGTACCAGGGCGAGACCCCGATCCCGTACGAGACGTCGTAAGCCCCGAAGATCGTGCCGCGCGGGTCGCTGCCCGCGATGACGAAGGCCCGCCGCACCCCGGGCATCGGCCGCTCGACGACCGTGTGCAGCGAGGTCTCCCACTTGCCCCGCACCCCGTCGACGTCCAGTTTCCCGGCGTCGATCAGCCCGTCGATCAGCGGACTGCGCCCGATGGTCCCCACCAGGACCACCTCCCGCGCGACCTCACTCCCCGGGCGTACCCCCGTCACCCGCTCGATGTCGTCCCGCAGGTCGCCCGCGACCCTCACGACTCCGGGATGGTCCTCGGGGCTCACGACCACAGCCGCGCCGACCAGCGCGAACGCCCCCGGCACAGGCGCGAAGGAGAGGTACGCGCCGGGGTCGGCGACCCTCAGCGCCCCCGGCAGGCCCTCCGCCGACGCCTCCTGCGCCCGCGCGACCCCCGGCAGAGCGGGCGACACGGCGAGCCCCGCACCCGCCCCCAGAACGATCCTCCGACTGACGTCCGCGGACATGCCACACCCCTCGACCGGTCAATCCCGCAAACGGAATTTGCTCAGCGACATGACAAATGGTGAAGGGAGTGAGGCGAGGGGACAACGGGTCGAACGCGCCGAATAGTTTCGAAGCCGAAGCCCGAGGGGCCGTACGGCCGGCGCCGTACAGGCCGCTCGGCCTACTTCTCGTCGAAGGAATCCCTACGGGCACTGGACCCGTCCCAGACAACCTCCTGGCAGGGTTCGACCCGCCCCTTGAACGCGTACACGATCGAAGCGGGTGCGCGGTCCCGAGTCCCCCATTGCGGCTCCTCGAACACCAGGGAATCACCAGGACGCAGAGTGAACGCGTGGACGGGCATCACCGGGGCGTCACCCGACGACCCCACGACCCAGGCCGGTTGGTAGGCCTCACCACGAGGCTGCGCGCAGACATAGCCGCTCCTGGGCTTGTCGACGGTCACGCTGATGCCGTCGGCACGCAGCCGCTCCCCCAGCTCCCGCTTGTCGTCACCGCTCAGCACGATGTCCTCCATGCTGACCGTGACGCTGCCATCCGCGTGCCGTTCGACGGCGTACGCACTGGACCCGCCCTGCGACGACGGAAGCGCGACCACGGCCCCCGCCGCCGCGACACACGCCGCGAGGGCGACCACCGCACGGCGCGGGGTGATCCTGCGCCGGATCACCGGCACCACCGGCACCGCCGGCACCGGCCCGTCCTCGCCCCGCAGCGCGATCTCGCGCCGCAGCTCGTCCAGCAGCCGGTCCTCGAACGTCCTCGCCGTCTTCCCGCTCATGCCTTACCCCCTGCGTACGTGAGTGCTGCCGCGTGTCCGCCGTCCCCGCCCGCCGCGGCCGACCGCAGCGCCCTGCGCGCCCGGTGCAGCCGTACGCGTGCGGTGACCTTGCGTATGCCCAGCGCCTGGGCGGCCTCGGTGACGCTCAACTGGTCGACGGCGACGAGTTCGATCACCGCACGCTCCCCGTCGGGCAGTCCCTCCAGGGCGGCCAGCGCCCGGCGGCCGGCCCCCTCCGCGTCGAGCTTCTCCTCCAGCCGGCCGATGTCGTCGGCCTCCAGCAACCGCCGCCCGGCGATCCGGCTGCCGAGCGCACTCTGCCGTGCGCTGCGCCGCGCCTCCGCAGCCACCACGTTGCGCGCGATGCCGTACAGCCAGGCCGTCTCGCTCCCGAGGTCGGCCCGGTACGCGCGAGCGGAGTCGATCACCGCGAGGAAGGTCTCGGCGGTCAGGTCGGCGACGGTGTGCGGATCGGTGACCCGGCGGGCCATGAAGCGCGTGACGGCGTCGACGTGGCGGCGGTAGAAGATCTCGAACGCGGCCGGGTCGTACATCTCTCCCGGCGGACCGCCCCTGCTTCTCTCGTGCGGTGCCAAGGTGTGCACCTCTCGTCGTCGGTCGTGTTGTCACCCCTACTTGGTCCGGCGCGCGAGAAGCGTTACGGGGCGCCCGTCATGAGCAAGCGTCACAGGACAAGCGAAAGGGCCCGTACGACCGAAGTCGTACGGGCCCCTTCAGGAGCTCAGCTGGTGCTGGAGCTACCAGGTCAGACCAACGGAACTACTTGTTGATCTTGGTGACCTGGCCGGCGCCCACGGTCCGGCCACCCTCACGGATGGCGAACTTCAGGCCCTCTTCCATGGCGATGGGCTGAATGAGCTCAACCTTCATCTCCGTGTTGTCTCCGGGCATGACCATCTCGGTGCCCTCGGGGAGGGTCACCACGCCGGTCACGTCCGTCGTACGGAAGTAGAACTGCGGGCGGTAGTTGTTGAAGAACGGCGTGTGGCGGCCACCCTCGTCCTTGGACAGGATGTAGGCCTGGGCCTCGAACTCGGTGTGCGGCGTGACCGAACCGGGCTTGATGATGACCTGGCCGCGCTCGACGTCCTCGCGCTTGATGCCACGGAGGAGCAGACCGACGTTCTCACCGGCCTGGCCCTCGTCGAGCAGCTTGCGGAACATCTCGATGCCGGTGACCGTGGTGGTGGTCTTGTCCTGCTTGATACCGACGATGTCGACGGTCTCGTTGACCTTGAGGACACCACGCTCGATACGACCGGTGACGACGGTGCCACGACCGGTGATCGTGAAGACGTCCTCGATCGGCATCAGGAACGGCTTGTCGACGTCACGCTCGGGCTGCGGGATGTTCTCGTCGACGGCCTTCATCAGGTCGAGGACGGACTGGCCCCACTCCTTGTCGCCCTCAAGGGCCTTGAGCGCCGAGACCTTGACGACCGGCAGGTCGTCGCCCGGGAACTCGTACTCGGAGAGCAGCTCACGGACCTCGAGCTCGACGAGCTCCAGGATCTCCTCGTCGTCCACCATGTCGGCCTTGTTCAGGGCGACGACGATGTACGGAACGCCGACCTGGCGGGCCAGGAGCACGTGCTCCTTGGTCTGCGGCATCGGGCCGTCGGTGGCGGCGACAACGAGGATGGCGCCGTCCATCTGCGCCGCACCCGTGATCATGTTCTTGATGTAGTCCGCGTGACCGGGGCAGTCGACGTGGGCGTAGTGACGGGTCTCCGTCTGGTACTCGACGTGCGCGATGGAGATGGTGATACCGCGCTGGCGCTCCTCGGGAGCCTTGTCGATCTGGTCGAACGCCGAGGCCTCGTTCAGGTCCGGGAACGCGTCGTGCAGCACCTTGGTAATGGCGGCCGTGAGGGTCGTCTTACCGTGGTCGATGTGACCGATGGTGCCGATGTTGACGTGCGGCTTAGTCCGCTCGAACTTCGCCTTCGCCACTGGGGTCCTCCTGTGGAGTGGTTCTGAACGCCTTGCTTCATCGGCGCCAGGTGATCTTTGCTGGAAAGTCCGGGTCCAGGGGCAAACAACCGTGTTTGCGGCCGTTTGCCCCACGAGGCTCCGGAGTCAAGCCTAAAGCGTGTACGCGCGGTGCGTTGAACGCGGTGTGTTACTCGCCCTTGGCCTTCGCGATGATCTCCTCGGCGACGTTCCGCGGAACCTCGGCGTAGGAGTCGAACTGCATCGAGTAGCTTGCGCGACCCGAGGTCTTGCTGCGGAGGTCTCCGACGTAGCCGAACATCTCCGAGAGGGGCACGAGGCCCTTCACGACGCGGGCACCGGCCCGCTCCTCCATGGCCTGGATCTGACCACGGCGGGAGTTGATGTCACCGATGACCTCACCCATGTAGTCCTCGGGCGTGGTGACCTCGACGGCCATCATCGGCTCAAGGAGCACGGGGGACGCCTTGCGCGCGGCCTCCTTGAAGGCCTGCGAGCCGGCGATCTTGAACGCGAGCTCGGAGGAGTCGACCTCGTGGTAGCCACCGTCGATGAGCGTGACGCGGACGCCCGTCATCTCGTAGCCCGCGAGGATGCCGAACTGCATGGCCTCCTGCGCACCGGCGTCCACCGAAGGGATGTACTCCTTCGGGATGCGGCCACCGGTGACCTTGTTCACGAACTCGTACGAGGCGTCGCCGCCCTCGATCGGCTCGATCGCGATCTGCACCTTGGCGAACTGGCCGGTACCACCAGTCTGCTTCTTGTGCGTGTAGTCCACGCGCTCGACGGCCTTGCGGATCGTCTCGCGGTAGGCGACCTGCGGCTTGCCGACGTTGGCCTCGACCTTGAACTCACGGCGCATACGGTCGACCAGCACCTCGAGGTGCAGCTCGCCCATACCACCGATGATGGTCTGGCCCGTCTCCTCGTCCGAGTGGACCTGGAAGGAGGGGTCCTCCTCCGCGAGACGCTGGATGGCGACACCCAGCTTCTCCTGGTCGCCCTTGGACTTGGGCTCGATGGCGACCTGGATGACCGGCGCCGGGAAGTCCATGGACTCCAGGATCACCGGCTGCTTGTCGTCGCACAGCGTCTCACCGGTCGTGGTCTGCTTCAGACCCATGACGGCGATGATGTCGCCCGCGCCCACCGAGTCGATCTCCTCACGCTTGTTCGCGTGCATGCGGTAGATCTTGCCGATGCGCTCCTTCTTGCCCTTGACGGAGTTCAGCACGGCGGTGCCGGACTCCAGGCGGCCCGAGTAGACCCGGACGAAGGTGAGCTTACCGAGGTGCGGGTCGCTCATGATCTTGAACGCCAGCGCGGACAGCGGCTCGTCGTCGGACGGCTTGCGCTTGACGACCTCCTCCGGGTCGTTCACGGCGTGGCCCTCGATGGCCTCGACGTCGAGCGGCGTGGGGAGGTAGCGCACGACCGCGTCGAGCAGGGGCTGGACGCCCTTGTTCTTGAACGCGGTGCCACAGAACACCGGGGTGACCGTGGTGTCCTTGGACTTGCCGGACGCGATGGTGATGCGACGGATCGCGGCGTACAGCTGCTCCTCGGTGGGCTCCTCGCCCTCCAGGTACAGCTCCATGATCTCTTCGTCGTTCTCGGCGACCGCCTCGACGAGCTTGCCGCGGTACTCCTCGGCAGCCTCGGTGTGCGTGGCCGGGATGTCGACGACGTCGTACATCTCACCCTTGGCGGCCTCGGCCGACCAGACCAGGGCCTTCATCGTCACGAGGTCGACGACGCCCTTGAAGTCGGCCTCGGCGCCGATCGGGAGCTGCATGACGAGCGGCTGGGCGCCCAGGCGGTCCGAGATCATGTCCACGCAGCGGTGGAACTCGGCGCCGGTACGGTCCAGCTTGTTGACGAAGCAGATGCGGGGCACGCCGTAACGGTCGGCCTGACGCCACACCGTCTCCGACTGCGGCTCCACGCCGGCAACGCCGTCGAACACCGTCACGGCACCGTCGAGGACGCGGAGCGAACGCTCCACCTCGACGGTGAAGTCGACGTGACCCGGGGTGTCGATGATGTTGATGGTGTGGTCGACGCCCTCGAGCGGCCAGTGACAGGTGGTGGCAGCAGAGGTGATCGTGATGCCACGCTCCTGCTCCTGCTCCATCCAGTCCATGGTGGCGGCGCCGTCGTGGACCTCACCGATCTTGTACGAAACGCCGGTGTAGAACAGGATCCGCTCGGTGGTGGTCGTCTTGCCCGCGTCGATGTGGGCCATGATCCCGATGTTGCGGACCCTGGCCAGGTCAAGCGAAGTGGTAGCCATAAGGCTTCAGTCTTCTCTCGGTCTCGATGGGGTCTGCGACTACCAGCGGTAGTGCGCGAAGGCCTTGTTGGACTCGGCCATCTTGTGCGTGTCCTCGCGCTTCTTCACAGCGGCACCGAGGCCGTTGGAGGCGTCGAGAAGCTCGTTGAGCAGACGCTCGGTCATGGTCTTCTCGCGACGGGCGCGGGAGTAACCGACCAGCCAGCGCAGCGCGAGCGTGTTGGCGCGACCGGGCTTGACCTCGATCGGAACCTGGTACGTCGCACCACCGACACGGCGGGACTTGACCTCGAGGGTCGGCTTGATGTTCTCCAGGGCGCGCTTCAGCGTGATGACCGGGTCGTTGCTGGTCTTCTCGCGCAGGCCCTCCATGGCGCCGTACACGATGCGCTCGGCGGTGGAGCGCTTGCCGTTCAGCAGCACCTTGTTGATCAGCGACGTGACAAGAGGAGAACCGTAGACCGGGTCGATGATGACCGGGCGCTTCGGGGCGGGGCCCTTACGAGGCATTCTTACTTCTCCTTCTTGGCGCCGTAGCGGCTGCGGGCCTGCTTGCGGTTCTTGACACCCTGGGTGTCGAGCGAACCGCGGATGATCTTGTAGCGAACACCGGGCAGGTCCTTCACACGGCCGCCGCGCACGAGCACGATGGAGTGCTCCTGCAGGTTGTGTCCCTCACCCGGAATGTAAGCGGTGACCTCGATCCCGCTGGTCAGACGCACACGCGCGACCTTACGCAGGGCCGAGTTCGGCTTCTTCGGGGTGGTCGTGAACACACGCGTGCAGACGCCGCGACGCTGGGGCGAACCCTCGAGTGCGGGCGTCTTGTTCTTCTCGACCTTGTCCTGCCGGCCCTTCCGGACCAGCTGCTGGATCGTAGGCACTACTTCTCCGGTTTCTGTGTGCCGAATGGTGAAGCTAACCTGAAACATTCGCCGACCCACGCGGTCGGGTGTGTCGAAACTGCAGACTCCCGCCGCAAGGCAGAAAGGGCGCAGAGTACGGCGGCCGCTTACGGCTCCCCCTGTGCGGTTGAAGGCACGCACGGGAGCCAGGGCACACCCCAGGCACAAGGTCTGAGCGTACCTACCTCATTCGCTATGGTCAAAACAAATGGGCAGGCGGTGGTTTAAGGGTGGACGCATCCGGGGTTCAAGGATGGACGCATCCGCACCGCCGAACCCCGTCGGCGCTCAGCTTCCGCTGCTCGACGACACTCCGGCGATCATGAGGATCATGAGGAAGAAGGCCCAGCCGGCCACGGAGAGCCAGCCGAGGATGAGGCCGGCCAGGGCGAAGCCCTCACCGCCCTCGCCCGTGCGCTTCATCTCGGCGCGGGCGGTGTGGCCGAGGATGACGGCCGGAATGCCGGTGAGCCCCGCCGTCATGGTCGTGAGCACACCACACACCATCGCGCCCACGGCCTTGCCGTTGGTCGGCGGGGGCAGCACGGGCGCCGGCATGAAGGTTCTCGGGACCATCGGCGCCATGGGCGCCATGGCGCTCGGCTGCATCGCTGAGGGCCCCTGAGGCAGGTCGGCGACCAGGAGAGCCAGCTCCCCCACCGTGCGCGCCTGATAGGCCCTCTCGACGCGCCTCTCGTACTCGTCCTGCGGGAGGCGGCCCTCACTGAAGCCCGCCTTGAGCACATCGACGGCACGTTCACGGTCGGCATGGGCGGCGAGCAGGGACGGGCTACTGCCCTGCGCCTGCTGCCACGGCATCGGCTGCCACGACGGGTTCGACACGAGAAACACTCCCCCGGACTGGTAGTTCCTCCATGATGCGGCAACGCACGGCGTACGGCACCGGTTCCCCGCACCACTTCTGTCCCGGTTCTGCTACCGCTCGGCGGGACGGCGCGACAGCGAGTGTCGGCCAGCGGCTGATTGGTGCTCCTTCCCCGCCTGGCCGCCTCAAGTACGTTGACTGGTCGCGGATCAACGACATCGGCGCAGGTGAAGGCAGGGGGCAGGATGGCTGGGGGGCGTACGCGCGCGTGGGACGACGACGGGTTCGACGACCGTGTGCCCTTCCTGGCCCGTCTGGAGAAGGAGGACCGAGTCGCCCTGCTGGCGGCCGGTCGTCCGCTGTGCTTCCGGGCGCGCGCCGTGCTCATGCACCAGAACGAGCCGTCCACCCATGTGCTGCTGCTCCTGCACGGCTGGACCAAGGTGACGGCCCTCGCCGCCAACGGCTACGAGGCCTTGCTCGCCCTGCGTGGCCCCGGTGACATCATCGGCGAGGGCGCCGCGCTCAGCGGGCGGCATCGAGCGGCCACCGTGACGGCCATGGACCCCATCGAGGCAGTCGCCATCGACCAGGCCCGGTTCACCGCGTTCCTCTCGGGCAGCCCCCAGGTCTCCCTCCAACTGCTCGGCCTGGCCACCGACCGTCAGCGGTCGACCGACCGCCGACGGCTCGAGTGGGCCGCCCTTACCGTGCGCGAACGGTTGGCGGTCCTCTTGCTCGAACTGATGCGCACTCATGGCAGCCGGACCGACGAGGGCGTCGAACTCACCATCGGGCTCAGCCAGCAGGAGTTCGCAGGCTCGGTCGGCTCCTCCCGTGAGGCGGTCGCCCGGCTGCTGAAGGAGCTGCGGGCCAGGCAGGTGGTGGTCACCAGACGCCGCCGCATCGTCGTCCTGCGCCCCGACGTCCTGCGCCGCATCATCGGCGAGAGCTCCGCCTGATCGCACATGCCTGGCTGACCTTCTGTGCACACGGTCACAGATCGTCCATGTCATCGGCCCTCCGCCGCACGCCGTCCGCCCGCCATCGTGCTGCGTGCCGACAACGGACCGACTCGCGGAAGCGAGAGACAGACAGGGACAGACATGGCCGACCCCGTGTTCCGCACGATCCTCCTCTTCGACATCGAGCAGTTCGGCAGCCGCGACGACGTGGAACAGGCGTTCCTGCGCCGGGTCCTGTACGACATCGTCGACGCCACGTTCGTCGACGCCGGCGTCGACGAGACCGCCCGGCTGCGCGCCGACCGCGGTGACTCCGTCATGGAACTCATCGACGCCAAGGTCTCCGTGCCGACGCTGTTGAAGACGCTCCTGACCGAGACGCCGGCACTTCTGCACAACAAGAACCGCCTGCTCGCGAGCAGCGCGCGGATACGGCTGCGCATCGTGCTCTCCTCCGGCTACGTCGCCGTGGACGAGCTCGACGGCTGGGTCGGCTCGGACCTCAACCACGCGGTACGGCTGCTGAACTCCGACCCGTTGCGCGACGCCCTCAAGCAGTCGGACGCGGGCAGCGTCCTGGGCGTGTCCGAGGCCGTCTATCAAGGGGTCGTACGCCACGGCCCGCTGGGCGTGCGCCCCGGCGACTTCCATCGCGTCACCGTGGAGACGAAGGAGGGGCCGACGGTGGCCTGGCTGCACGGTGAGCCGGGTGCGGAGACGGCCGCGGGTACCGGTGGGCCCGCCGGTGAGGGAACGCCGACGGCCACGAGCCTCGGCCCTTCGACTTCCCACACGCACATCGGCGGCGACCAGTACGGCGTGACCGGTGGCACCGTCCAGGGCGACCTCCACTTCGGCCTGCCCGGCCGGCGGGGTGAGCGGCGATGAGCCAGGACACGGCGCTCGGCTCGGCGAAGACCGTGGAGAAACGGAAGGAGGAGGAGAAACAGGAGGAGTCCTCCCAGGCTCCGGAACAGCGGCAGAAGGCCTGGGAGGCACGACAGGATCTGGTCAGGCACGCGGCCCGTACGTTCGCGTCGACCCTGGTCGACGGCGACCAGTTCGGGCAGACCGGCGGCACGCACTTCGGCGACACGATCATTCATGCCGGGGGCTTCAGCAAGGCACCGCGCCACGCGTCCGGTCCGGTCTCCCCGACAGAGGTCGACGAGGTGACCGCCGTCTTCCGGGAAGGCGTCTCCTTCGACGACGCGCTCACCCGGCTGCGTGCCGAGCGCGTCGTCATCCTGAGCGGCGGGCAGACGACGGGACGCCGGTCCGCCGCGCTGATGTTGCTGTCCAGGCTCGGCATCGAGCAGCTTCGGGAACTGGAGCCGCCCAGTTCCCCTTCCGCTCTTCTCGACGAGCTGGCCTCGCCCCTCGGGTACGTCCTCTGCGACTGGACCACCCGCCACCGCCACCCGCTGCGGACCCCGCACCTGTCAGGGCTGCGCGAGCAACTGGAGCGCGGCGGCGGCCACCTGGTCATCACCGTCGAGTCGTCCACGTTGCCGAGCGAGATCCCCTCCGTACGGTGGGAGCCGCCGCTGACGTCGGACGTACTGCGCTCCCATGTCACCCGGGCCGTGGGCGAGGCACCCTGGACCGAGTTGAGCGGACTGCCGTACGTCAAGGAGTTCCTCGAACGGGAGCATCCGCCCTACGAGACCGCCCAGTTCGCGAAGCGTGTGGTCGCGCTGCACCGGGGCGAGATCGACGAGCGGGAGCTGGCCGCCCACGGAGAGGCGGCCGCACGGACCCAGATAGACCGGTGGCTCACCGGAGAGACTCCGACCCTCTTCGACAAGGCGTTCCTCGTCTCACTGTCCGTCTTCGACGGTGCCCCGTACGCGGTGGCCGCCGAACTCAGCGACCCACTCTTCAAACTCTTCCATCGGACGGAGAACCCCGACGAGTCCCCGCGCATCCCCGTGTTCGGCACCTCCCGTGCCGACCGCCTCCAGCTCGCCCGCGCGCGAGGCGAAATCGAAACCGAGCTCACCGATCATGGCGTGGTCGGCCACTTCGTCGCCCGCTTCCAGGACGAGCTGATCGCGCCACTCCTGCTGCACCAGGTGTGGAACCTCCACCCCTCGGCCCGACCGGCGCTCGTCAGCTGGATCCGGCAGCTCGCCAAGGACAAACGTCCGCTCGTGCGGACCCGGGCGGCCGGCGCCGCCGCGCTGTTCGCGCAGGCCGACTTCCCGTCCGCGATGGCCCACCTCATCGAGCCCTGGGCCGACTCGCACAGCTTCAACGCCTGGCTGATCGCCGCGAACGCCCTGACCCTGTCCGTACTGCTGGAGGTCCCCCCGGCCTTCGACGTCCTGCACGACTGGTGCACGGGCGATCACCACAGCCGCCGGTGGACGGCCGTCCGCGCCTACGGCCTGCTGGGCGCCGCTCACCACGAGATCACCCTGCGCGCCCTGCTCGACGCCGTGCGCCGCCCCGTCGAGGACGAGGAGGACACGGACGACGACGAAGACGAGACGAAGAAGGAGAAGAAGAAGGCGAAGGCCAGGAGGGAGGAGGACAAGCAGTTCGCGGACGCCCTGGAACTGCTGCTCCTCACGGTGCAGAGCCCGGTGCTCCACGCTCTGGCCGAGCGTCTCGATCCCCAGGGCCCACGCCATGATCGTGCCGTCCGCTCCCACGCGCTGCGCGCCTTCGTCCAGGCCTGTGGCCAGTACGAGGAGGAGGGCGACCGCCCGATCGTCCTCGACTGGTACGCCCGCGCCCTGGCCACCGACGAGATGGTGGACGTCCGGCACCTGACCGCCTTCTGGAGCGCGGTTCTCGGTGACCAGGAGCTGACCTCCCGGGCCCTGCGCGTCCTGCGCGGCTGGGTGCTCACGGCCGACGAGGACCGAAAGTCCGAGGTCGCGCTCACCACGCTGCTCCCGGCGCTCGCGGCGACGCCGGGCAACCACCAGCGCATCACCCATCTTCTGCACACCGTGCGCGATGCCGACGAGAACGCGCTGGATGTGGCCGACCGGCTGGACACGGCCGTGCGCACCGTCTGACCCTCACCCGTCACCTGGAGCATGTCCATGGACACCGATGCCCTGTGCCCTCAGCCCGACGAACCCGACCGGTCGGCGGAGGGACTTTTTCCGCCGCCCACCCCCTTCTTCGACCCAGTCCTCAGGGTCCGCCAGCTGCCGCGTCTGCGCCTCGGCGGCCGCCGTCACGTCGGCCGGATCGATCACACCCTGGTCTGCGTCACCCGCAAGGGTGCCTACGAGACCTTCCCACCGCCCGCCCGGCCCACCTCCGTCCGCCGTTACGTCGCCCTCTACGAGGTGGACACCGACCCGCACACGTTCCCCTTACGGGCACAGCTGCCCAGTCGGGTCGACAGCTTCGAGTTCGAAGCCGTCGCCGAGATCACCTGGCGGGTCACGGACCCGGCCCGCTTCGTCACCAGCCAGGAACGGGACGTACCCGGCCTCCTCGCTCGCGAACTCGTCCCGACCATGCGGGCGGCGAGCCGCCGTCACGGCATCACCGAGAGCCCGCTGGCCGAGCGGGCAGTGCAGCAGGCACTCGAC
The DNA window shown above is from Streptomyces akebiae and carries:
- the rpsG gene encoding 30S ribosomal protein S7, whose protein sequence is MPRKGPAPKRPVIIDPVYGSPLVTSLINKVLLNGKRSTAERIVYGAMEGLREKTSNDPVITLKRALENIKPTLEVKSRRVGGATYQVPIEVKPGRANTLALRWLVGYSRARREKTMTERLLNELLDASNGLGAAVKKREDTHKMAESNKAFAHYRW
- a CDS encoding glycosyl hydrolase 115 family protein, giving the protein MSADVSRRIVLGAGAGLAVSPALPGVARAQEASAEGLPGALRVADPGAYLSFAPVPGAFALVGAAVVVSPEDHPGVVRVAGDLRDDIERVTGVRPGSEVAREVVLVGTIGRSPLIDGLIDAGKLDVDGVRGKWETSLHTVVERPMPGVRRAFVIAGSDPRGTIFGAYDVSYGIGVSPWYWWDDVPPVRREAVYVRPGRFSQGTPAVKYRGVFINDENPALGTWAPAYFGPGKAPGYPGGFNADFWAKVFEVLLRLKGNYVWPAVWGRAFAEDDPENHARAKAYGVVMGTSHEAPMMRGIEEWNRHAVPAVRDASGNVVTPGRDPYGGTGEWSYRRNAEAIRAYWRDGIRRMVDEDFEGVVTLGMRGNGDTSLPDGDGIELMQEIIAAQRGIIEEVTGRPASETPQVWTLYKEVQRYWDRGLRAPEDVTVVLTDDNWGNIRKHPDPGEPVRPGGYGLYYHFDYVGVGRNYKWVDTANLANLWEQLHEADAYGNHGLWVVNVGDLKGNELPTGFFLDYAWNPRRWGLENLEEWERGFARQHFGEAAAAEIAEVLSAYGQLQARRKPELLNRRITLDATKDPTKDERAIVYDDQETPYYFGHRELERVTEEWRALAKRAERVGRRLPAAARDAWFELVGYEVEATANLYGLREAEFHNLLYAGQGRAATNRMADEAEQGLERDFALADRFNSEVAGGKWRGFQTQPHIGYGDVERYGPNAGWQQPEKDHVALPDEIFPKVRRIEVPEAAELGVSVDGAEDSGEWWPGSATEAVLPVFSPYQTRPQQYVEIFNRGRTPFSYRIESSVPWLVVERARGRVEEQVRVAVRVDWGRLPDGGGRVEGALTVSGAGASVTVKAVAQRPSARVERGLRGFVEAGGYVAIDAEHYARATGSADGRVRWRRIERIGRTGAGVTPWPVTAARQTPGGAGPRLEYEVSLLSAVDEVTVRAYVSPRNPTLPTGGLRYGVSFDGEEPQVVDINAATGADDGLMNKQWARNTSDNVNVTATRHAVAGPGVRRLTFWMVDPTVVLQRLVIDTGGLTSTYLGPLESRRI
- the rpsL gene encoding 30S ribosomal protein S12, producing the protein MPTIQQLVRKGRQDKVEKNKTPALEGSPQRRGVCTRVFTTTPKKPNSALRKVARVRLTSGIEVTAYIPGEGHNLQEHSIVLVRGGRVKDLPGVRYKIIRGSLDTQGVKNRKQARSRYGAKKEK
- the tuf gene encoding elongation factor Tu, with amino-acid sequence MAKAKFERTKPHVNIGTIGHIDHGKTTLTAAITKVLHDAFPDLNEASAFDQIDKAPEERQRGITISIAHVEYQTETRHYAHVDCPGHADYIKNMITGAAQMDGAILVVAATDGPMPQTKEHVLLARQVGVPYIVVALNKADMVDDEEILELVELEVRELLSEYEFPGDDLPVVKVSALKALEGDKEWGQSVLDLMKAVDENIPQPERDVDKPFLMPIEDVFTITGRGTVVTGRIERGVLKVNETVDIVGIKQDKTTTTVTGIEMFRKLLDEGQAGENVGLLLRGIKREDVERGQVIIKPGSVTPHTEFEAQAYILSKDEGGRHTPFFNNYRPQFYFRTTDVTGVVTLPEGTEMVMPGDNTEMKVELIQPIAMEEGLKFAIREGGRTVGAGQVTKINK
- a CDS encoding RNA polymerase sigma factor translates to MYDPAAFEIFYRRHVDAVTRFMARRVTDPHTVADLTAETFLAVIDSARAYRADLGSETAWLYGIARNVVAAEARRSARQSALGSRIAGRRLLEADDIGRLEEKLDAEGAGRRALAALEGLPDGERAVIELVAVDQLSVTEAAQALGIRKVTARVRLHRARRALRSAAAGGDGGHAAALTYAGGKA
- the fusA gene encoding elongation factor G, which gives rise to MATTSLDLARVRNIGIMAHIDAGKTTTTERILFYTGVSYKIGEVHDGAATMDWMEQEQERGITITSAATTCHWPLEGVDHTINIIDTPGHVDFTVEVERSLRVLDGAVTVFDGVAGVEPQSETVWRQADRYGVPRICFVNKLDRTGAEFHRCVDMISDRLGAQPLVMQLPIGAEADFKGVVDLVTMKALVWSAEAAKGEMYDVVDIPATHTEAAEEYRGKLVEAVAENDEEIMELYLEGEEPTEEQLYAAIRRITIASGKSKDTTVTPVFCGTAFKNKGVQPLLDAVVRYLPTPLDVEAIEGHAVNDPEEVVKRKPSDDEPLSALAFKIMSDPHLGKLTFVRVYSGRLESGTAVLNSVKGKKERIGKIYRMHANKREEIDSVGAGDIIAVMGLKQTTTGETLCDDKQPVILESMDFPAPVIQVAIEPKSKGDQEKLGVAIQRLAEEDPSFQVHSDEETGQTIIGGMGELHLEVLVDRMRREFKVEANVGKPQVAYRETIRKAVERVDYTHKKQTGGTGQFAKVQIAIEPIEGGDASYEFVNKVTGGRIPKEYIPSVDAGAQEAMQFGILAGYEMTGVRVTLIDGGYHEVDSSELAFKIAGSQAFKEAARKASPVLLEPMMAVEVTTPEDYMGEVIGDINSRRGQIQAMEERAGARVVKGLVPLSEMFGYVGDLRSKTSGRASYSMQFDSYAEVPRNVAEEIIAKAKGE